A window of Metabacillus sp. B2-18 contains these coding sequences:
- the solA gene encoding N-methyl-L-tryptophan oxidase, translating to MKKKHIFDVAIIGAGTMGMAAGAFLAQQQVKTVLIDAFDPPHNRGSHHGDTRMIRHAYGEGRQYVSLVKRAQQLWEDLEAQTGYKIFEKTGVIGLGPKDSTFLQETIAAANKYELPLEVLTSNEVKKRWPGFSVPEHFIGCFEAESGLIYSENAIQAYKEIAIHHGAQLETNTPVQQIEIDGKSLVKIITENKVFWAKKVIVTVGAWASKLLPDLALPIQPTRKAFGWFDAPANLYDVDNFPSFYIEDKENMCYGFPSIDGKGLKIGKSDGGQDIDPNKHTQNFGQFDTDEDELRFFLKNYMPEANGLLNHGKTCLYTISRDNHFIIDHLPKHDHIILACGFSGHGFKFASVMGEVLSELAMNGESKFDLSIFSLERFGL from the coding sequence TTGAAAAAGAAACACATTTTTGACGTAGCAATCATTGGTGCAGGGACGATGGGAATGGCAGCTGGTGCCTTTTTAGCACAGCAGCAAGTAAAGACTGTGTTAATTGATGCCTTTGATCCGCCTCATAATCGCGGAAGCCACCATGGAGATACTCGAATGATTCGGCATGCCTATGGTGAAGGCAGACAATATGTAAGTTTAGTAAAACGTGCCCAACAATTATGGGAGGATTTAGAAGCCCAAACTGGCTATAAGATATTTGAAAAAACAGGTGTTATTGGACTCGGACCAAAAGACTCCACATTTCTACAGGAAACAATAGCTGCTGCAAACAAATACGAATTGCCATTAGAGGTACTTACTAGCAATGAGGTGAAAAAAAGATGGCCGGGATTTTCTGTTCCAGAACATTTTATTGGATGCTTTGAAGCAGAATCAGGGTTAATTTATAGTGAAAACGCTATTCAAGCCTACAAAGAAATTGCTATTCATCATGGAGCACAGCTTGAGACAAATACTCCTGTTCAGCAAATTGAAATAGATGGTAAATCTCTTGTCAAAATCATAACTGAAAATAAGGTATTTTGGGCTAAAAAGGTCATTGTTACAGTTGGTGCATGGGCCTCTAAACTGTTACCTGATTTAGCACTTCCTATTCAGCCAACTCGTAAAGCCTTCGGTTGGTTTGACGCACCTGCTAACCTGTATGATGTTGACAACTTCCCATCCTTTTATATAGAGGATAAGGAAAATATGTGTTATGGATTCCCAAGCATAGATGGAAAAGGTCTTAAAATTGGGAAATCAGATGGTGGACAAGATATTGATCCTAACAAGCATACTCAGAATTTTGGACAATTTGATACAGATGAAGACGAACTCCGTTTTTTCCTTAAAAACTACATGCCCGAAGCAAACGGATTACTAAATCACGGTAAAACTTGTTTATATACAATTTCAAGGGACAATCATTTTATCATCGATCACCTTCCTAAGCATGATCACATTATTTTGGCCTGTGGTTTCTCTGGACATGGTTTTAAATTCGCAAGCGTAATGGGAGAAGTATTAAGCGAATTAGCTATGAACGGAGAAAGCAAGTTTGATCTTTCAATATTTTCACTCGAGAGGTTTGGTTTGTAA
- a CDS encoding MerR family transcriptional regulator codes for MKDKYSIGEFSKKTATTIRTLHYYDELGLLKPSYVTEKGRRYYTNKDFVTLQRILTLKFLGYSLEQIKEFFQKETWDLKDTLSFQRKEMIQKKEQIENVIKALDRALHIVEDHKEINPSIFITLINTIQMENEQKEWLKGYIDEELVNEIYSVPESKQLKLEKKWVEISTELKKLTSLGPEDNQVQELIDEMMYLVKDLTGDDLGFVQEISEKEVEDDTWLFHSPFSTEEEEWMANALDVYLKKKGVNVRNGNGTKEPS; via the coding sequence ATGAAGGATAAATATTCAATTGGTGAATTTTCTAAGAAAACAGCAACAACAATCCGCACTTTACACTATTATGATGAACTTGGTCTTTTAAAGCCCTCATATGTAACAGAAAAGGGAAGACGCTATTATACAAATAAAGATTTTGTTACTTTACAACGAATTCTTACTCTCAAATTTTTGGGTTATTCATTAGAACAAATCAAAGAATTTTTCCAAAAAGAGACGTGGGACTTGAAGGATACTCTTTCTTTTCAAAGAAAAGAGATGATTCAAAAGAAGGAACAAATTGAAAATGTGATTAAGGCATTGGATCGTGCTCTTCATATTGTAGAAGATCATAAGGAAATTAACCCATCTATCTTTATAACACTCATCAATACGATTCAAATGGAAAATGAGCAGAAAGAGTGGCTAAAAGGTTATATAGATGAAGAATTAGTAAATGAAATATATAGTGTGCCTGAGAGCAAACAGTTGAAATTAGAAAAAAAGTGGGTCGAAATTTCAACGGAGTTAAAAAAGCTAACTAGTCTTGGGCCAGAGGATAATCAAGTTCAAGAATTGATTGACGAAATGATGTATCTTGTGAAAGATTTAACAGGTGATGATCTTGGTTTTGTTCAAGAGATTTCAGAGAAAGAAGTGGAAGATGATACATGGCTGTTTCATTCACCATTCTCAACTGAAGAGGAAGAATGGATGGCCAATGCTTTAGATGTTTATTTAAAAAAGAAAGGTGTGAATGTAAGGAATGGAAACGGAACAAAAGAACCTTCCTAA
- a CDS encoding lipocalin-like domain-containing protein, producing the protein MENKGGEKVKNNLKRFLSVFLFLLLVIPSSTLGYEKESNSESLEFRNASVHDLSIIKDPKTGTYYVYGSHIDAAKSTDLINWDNFTNGYTTPNNKVYGDLSANLAESFQWAGEDDADSRGGFAVWAPDIYWNKHYVNEDGSKGAYMMYYSVSSTYIRSAIGIAVSKNIEGPFKYVDTIMYSGFTNMEAYDRNSEVNKHWENTNLSDLIEDGVIDEVNPNWFTETGTYNNKLYTNAIDANILEGKNGDLYMTYGSWSGGTFILELDKKTGLPKYPGKDGKTKDGRMIDRYFGTKIASGYGRSAEGTYAVYDKETGYYYLYITYGGLASDGGYQMRQFRSKNPDGPYVDAKGNSAVFPESFDLGVGNFPGNDDHKDIGNKMIGNFLFKRDLGEAGTGIGTGYLSPGHNSYLIDKELGKEFIVTHTRFPQQGEMHEVRVHQTFKNKDKWPVPTPYRYAGETIEKVFRKDVIGDYKYINHGKEITNELTESSWIKLNKNGTISGAVTGKWKLYGKYRAQLKIDGEGTYDGVFIRQYDPTSQSWVMTISAMSDEGVVIWGSYSEESTDEELVQAIKQELSTSLPTTVISNLALAKEATRGAKITWKSSNPEVISADGVVTRPSSDSEDAIVDLTATIESGDATDTLTISVTVLAEEEGGLSGYYNFNDTLEDQTVNNRHASVTGNRLDNSGGQITFAEGVAGKAAKFDGNSGLRLGDGLITGDTYSVSLWLKPEQITEFTTSFFGAETSNNWISVVPKTGWGNTMVWAHNGDQWFDAVTDTTIPVGEWSHLAFTVKEGNAIFYINGEEKFTGGNFPNVFNSIDAVFGLGVNYWDTPFKGFMDEVRVYDGLAISADEARALYQNPGGVVTE; encoded by the coding sequence ATGGAGAACAAAGGAGGAGAAAAGGTGAAAAATAATCTTAAAAGATTTTTATCTGTTTTTTTATTTTTGTTATTAGTCATACCAAGTAGTACCCTCGGCTATGAAAAAGAAAGCAATAGTGAATCACTTGAATTTAGAAATGCTTCAGTACATGATCTGTCTATCATTAAAGATCCTAAAACGGGCACTTACTATGTGTATGGCTCACATATTGATGCAGCTAAATCAACAGATTTAATCAATTGGGATAATTTTACGAATGGATACACAACTCCAAATAATAAGGTGTATGGCGATTTGTCAGCAAACCTAGCAGAGTCATTTCAATGGGCTGGAGAAGATGATGCGGATAGCAGAGGTGGCTTTGCAGTTTGGGCTCCTGATATTTATTGGAATAAACATTATGTAAATGAAGATGGCTCGAAAGGTGCTTACATGATGTATTATAGTGTATCTTCTACTTATATTAGATCTGCCATAGGAATAGCCGTATCAAAAAATATTGAAGGGCCATTTAAATATGTTGATACGATAATGTATTCTGGTTTTACTAATATGGAGGCCTATGATCGAAACAGTGAAGTGAATAAGCATTGGGAGAATACAAATCTTTCAGATCTTATTGAAGATGGTGTTATTGACGAAGTAAATCCAAATTGGTTTACAGAAACTGGTACGTACAATAATAAGCTCTACACGAATGCAATTGATGCCAATATCCTTGAAGGGAAAAATGGTGATTTATACATGACCTACGGATCTTGGTCTGGTGGGACATTTATTTTAGAATTAGATAAAAAAACAGGCTTGCCAAAGTATCCTGGTAAGGATGGAAAAACAAAAGATGGAAGAATGATTGATCGATATTTCGGAACAAAAATAGCATCAGGCTATGGAAGATCTGCTGAAGGAACTTATGCTGTATATGATAAGGAAACAGGCTATTATTACTTATATATCACATACGGTGGTTTAGCGTCAGATGGCGGTTATCAAATGAGACAATTTAGATCAAAAAATCCAGATGGACCTTATGTTGATGCCAAAGGAAACTCGGCTGTTTTTCCTGAATCATTTGATCTTGGAGTAGGAAACTTCCCGGGAAATGATGATCATAAAGATATTGGAAATAAAATGATTGGTAACTTTTTATTTAAAAGAGATCTTGGTGAAGCAGGTACCGGAATCGGTACAGGTTACTTATCTCCAGGACATAACTCATATCTAATCGATAAAGAATTAGGAAAAGAATTTATCGTTACTCATACTCGCTTCCCACAACAAGGGGAGATGCATGAGGTTCGTGTACATCAAACATTTAAAAATAAAGATAAATGGCCAGTGCCAACACCATATCGCTATGCCGGTGAAACAATTGAAAAGGTTTTTAGAAAAGATGTGATTGGTGACTATAAATATATTAATCATGGAAAAGAAATCACTAATGAATTAACAGAGTCAAGCTGGATTAAATTAAATAAAAATGGAACTATTTCAGGTGCTGTAACTGGAAAATGGAAACTATACGGTAAGTATAGAGCGCAATTAAAGATCGATGGAGAAGGTACGTATGATGGCGTATTTATACGTCAATACGATCCTACATCACAAAGCTGGGTTATGACGATTAGTGCAATGTCTGATGAGGGAGTCGTGATTTGGGGAAGTTATTCTGAGGAATCTACTGATGAAGAATTAGTTCAAGCCATCAAACAAGAGTTGAGCACAAGTTTACCTACAACAGTCATTAGCAACTTAGCACTAGCAAAAGAAGCAACAAGAGGAGCGAAAATCACTTGGAAATCGTCTAATCCTGAGGTGATCTCTGCAGATGGAGTGGTAACACGCCCAAGCTCTGATTCTGAAGATGCAATAGTAGATTTAACTGCGACTATCGAATCTGGTGATGCTACAGATACTTTAACGATCTCTGTTACAGTGCTTGCAGAAGAAGAAGGTGGTTTATCAGGTTATTACAATTTTAATGATACGCTAGAAGATCAAACAGTTAATAATCGACATGCATCTGTTACAGGAAATCGATTAGATAATAGTGGTGGACAAATTACTTTTGCAGAGGGTGTTGCAGGTAAAGCTGCAAAATTTGATGGCAATTCAGGGCTGCGTTTAGGTGATGGATTAATTACAGGTGACACTTATTCTGTGTCCTTGTGGTTAAAGCCTGAACAAATTACTGAATTTACAACCTCTTTCTTTGGAGCGGAAACATCAAATAATTGGATTAGCGTTGTTCCGAAAACAGGTTGGGGCAATACGATGGTTTGGGCACATAACGGTGACCAATGGTTTGATGCTGTGACAGATACAACTATTCCAGTAGGAGAGTGGAGTCACCTAGCTTTTACTGTTAAAGAAGGGAATGCTATATTTTATATTAATGGAGAAGAAAAATTTACAGGTGGAAATTTCCCGAATGTATTTAATTCAATAGACGCAGTATTCGGTTTAGGTGTTAACTATTGGGATACTCCTTTTAAAGGATTTATGGATGAAGTTCGTGTTTATGATGGATTAGCAATTTCAGCAGATGAAGCGCGAGCTCTTTATCAAAATCCAGGCGGGGTAGTAACTGAATAA
- the mmuM gene encoding homocysteine S-methyltransferase — protein MNPIEQILRDFPMMILDGAMATEFENYGCNLNDRLWSAKILLENPELIKQVHTDYFKAGADCAITASYQATVEGYKERGLSEEEAIDLIKKSVQLAAEARDEFWAEGSQPSNRPKPLVAASVGPYGAFLADGSEYRGDYSLSEEELVVFHRERMKILVEAGADILACETIPCLLEAKAIVRVLKEFPEVYAWISFSAKDELHISNGDNIADCAKELDGEEQVAAIGINCSSPNFINSLIKEIKGETSKPIIVYPNSGEEYDATSKTWDKPSSTNQFSCSTQRWFDAGAKIIGGCCRTKPEDIKAITAWARK, from the coding sequence ATGAACCCGATTGAACAAATTTTAAGGGATTTCCCGATGATGATACTTGATGGAGCTATGGCAACTGAGTTTGAGAATTATGGATGCAATTTGAATGATCGATTATGGTCAGCTAAGATCTTATTAGAAAATCCAGAATTAATTAAGCAGGTTCATACAGATTATTTCAAAGCTGGTGCAGATTGTGCCATAACAGCAAGTTACCAAGCCACTGTTGAAGGATATAAAGAAAGAGGTTTATCCGAAGAAGAGGCAATTGATTTAATTAAAAAGTCTGTCCAACTTGCAGCAGAGGCTCGTGATGAGTTTTGGGCGGAGGGTAGTCAGCCCTCAAACCGGCCAAAGCCGCTAGTGGCTGCTTCTGTTGGGCCGTATGGAGCATTTCTTGCAGATGGCTCCGAATATCGAGGGGATTATTCATTAAGTGAAGAAGAATTGGTGGTTTTTCATAGAGAAAGAATGAAAATCTTGGTAGAAGCGGGTGCTGATATTCTCGCTTGTGAAACCATTCCTTGTCTTTTAGAGGCAAAAGCAATCGTTAGAGTTCTAAAGGAATTTCCGGAGGTCTATGCTTGGATCAGCTTTAGTGCAAAAGATGAACTACATATTAGCAATGGAGACAACATTGCTGATTGTGCAAAAGAGCTAGATGGGGAAGAGCAGGTAGCTGCCATTGGTATTAATTGTTCATCTCCAAACTTCATTAACTCGTTAATTAAAGAAATAAAGGGGGAAACCTCTAAACCTATTATTGTTTATCCTAATTCAGGTGAGGAATATGATGCAACAAGTAAAACATGGGATAAACCATCTTCTACAAATCAATTTTCCTGTAGTACTCAACGCTGGTTTGATGCAGGTGCAAAGATTATAGGTGGTTGCTGTAGAACGAAGCCTGAGGATATAAAAGCAATAACTGCATGGGCAAGAAAATAG
- a CDS encoding amino acid ABC transporter ATP-binding protein — translation MIKLENIHKYFDQQHVLKGIDLSIKKGEVVSILGPSGSGKSTLLRCINFLETPSSGVVEINDKRVDVTSAGKADILSLRTSTGMVFQQYNLFKNLTVLQNVMIGLTSVKRMNSAEASKVGKDLLEKVGLKDRLNHYPAQLSGGQQQRVGIARALALNPEVLLFDEPTSSLDPELVDEVLSVIKAVANEGNTMLIVTHELNFAREISDRVVFIEDGIILEEGTAEQIFSNPSVERTRKFLSKVLKK, via the coding sequence ATGATTAAATTAGAAAATATCCATAAATACTTTGATCAGCAGCATGTGTTAAAAGGGATTGACCTTTCTATTAAGAAAGGAGAAGTTGTCTCTATTTTAGGACCAAGTGGATCAGGGAAATCAACCTTATTACGCTGCATAAATTTCCTTGAAACTCCTTCAAGTGGAGTTGTTGAGATAAATGATAAACGAGTAGATGTTACATCAGCAGGTAAGGCTGATATTTTGTCACTAAGAACTTCAACAGGAATGGTCTTTCAACAGTATAATTTATTTAAAAATTTAACTGTCCTACAAAATGTCATGATTGGCTTGACCAGTGTGAAGCGCATGAATTCAGCTGAGGCTAGTAAGGTAGGAAAAGATCTCCTTGAAAAGGTTGGCTTGAAAGATCGATTAAATCATTATCCAGCACAGCTTTCAGGAGGACAACAGCAAAGGGTGGGAATTGCTAGAGCGCTAGCATTAAACCCGGAAGTGTTATTGTTTGATGAACCAACTTCCTCTCTCGACCCAGAGTTAGTTGATGAAGTTTTATCAGTGATAAAAGCTGTTGCAAATGAAGGGAATACAATGCTGATTGTGACACACGAACTTAATTTTGCACGTGAGATTTCTGATCGGGTTGTTTTTATTGAAGATGGAATAATCCTTGAAGAAGGAACAGCAGAGCAAATTTTCAGCAATCCTAGTGTTGAAAGAACGAGGAAATTTTTAAGTAAAGTATTAAAGAAGTAA
- a CDS encoding transporter substrate-binding domain-containing protein has protein sequence MKRKSRLLVPMIALLGLAGIVSGCSSKEAAKEETGDKVILVGTQNDYPPFAFADENNELTGYDIDVVKEIDKKLDGYTFEFVATPWDSMFLALESNKIQAVADQIAKTPEREEKYLFTDESYFAAETVIVVKSGETDIKSLEDLEGKKVGALAGDSYTLLLEEHNKKAENDIILKYSESGTPSEILQDVQNGRIDAYVNDPIMINTVLEKYNLDVEIVGQPIVQDDMGIVFKDEKQGEELKALVDPVIKQLKEDGTLAELSKKWTGGEYIPE, from the coding sequence ATGAAAAGAAAATCTCGTTTACTTGTACCAATGATTGCCCTATTAGGCTTAGCTGGAATAGTCAGTGGTTGTTCATCAAAAGAAGCTGCTAAAGAAGAAACAGGGGATAAAGTGATTTTAGTTGGAACACAAAATGATTATCCACCTTTTGCATTTGCTGATGAGAACAATGAACTTACTGGATATGATATTGACGTAGTGAAGGAAATTGATAAAAAGCTAGATGGTTATACGTTTGAGTTTGTTGCTACACCTTGGGATAGTATGTTTCTTGCATTAGAGTCAAATAAAATTCAGGCAGTTGCAGATCAAATAGCAAAAACACCAGAACGTGAAGAGAAATATTTATTTACAGATGAATCTTATTTTGCTGCAGAAACCGTAATTGTTGTGAAGTCAGGTGAAACAGATATTAAGTCATTAGAAGATTTAGAGGGTAAAAAGGTAGGAGCATTGGCTGGCGATTCTTATACACTCTTGCTAGAAGAACATAATAAGAAAGCTGAAAATGACATTATTCTAAAATATAGCGAAAGTGGTACTCCTTCAGAGATTTTACAAGATGTACAAAATGGACGAATTGATGCCTATGTTAATGATCCAATCATGATTAACACGGTTTTGGAAAAATATAATCTTGATGTAGAGATTGTTGGACAGCCTATCGTTCAAGATGATATGGGGATTGTATTTAAAGATGAGAAGCAGGGTGAGGAATTAAAGGCACTGGTCGATCCTGTTATTAAACAACTGAAAGAAGATGGAACGTTAGCTGAACTTTCGAAAAAGTGGACTGGTGGAGAATATATCCCTGAATAA
- a CDS encoding amino acid ABC transporter permease, producing the protein MENLLDIGFLIESFPAIVARLPITIGIAVGSLIISLFIGLATALIKIYQVPVLKTISSFYVSFIRGTPLLVQIYLVFYGIPKVIYLVQNEYGLLQNFDVNIIAPEVYALLAFSINLGAYLSETIRSAIQSVDRGQFEAAKAIGMSSTQMMLKIIFPQALTVAIPNLGNMFISTIKDTSLVFIIGVIDIMGQAKIMGSRGLAFFEVYIAVSIIYWILCNVVERLLVLVEKRVRRYERGIAS; encoded by the coding sequence ATGGAAAATTTATTAGATATTGGTTTTTTAATAGAAAGCTTTCCTGCTATTGTTGCAAGGTTACCAATTACAATTGGCATTGCAGTAGGCTCATTGATTATTAGTTTATTTATTGGACTTGCCACAGCACTTATAAAAATCTATCAAGTTCCAGTCTTAAAGACCATTTCTTCTTTTTACGTTTCTTTTATTAGAGGTACACCATTGTTGGTGCAGATTTACCTTGTTTTTTATGGGATACCAAAAGTGATTTATTTAGTTCAAAATGAATACGGTTTGCTTCAAAATTTTGACGTGAACATTATTGCTCCAGAGGTTTATGCATTATTAGCCTTTTCAATTAATTTGGGTGCCTATTTGTCTGAAACGATCAGATCAGCCATTCAATCAGTTGATCGAGGTCAGTTTGAGGCTGCTAAAGCAATAGGGATGAGTTCAACGCAAATGATGCTTAAAATCATTTTTCCACAGGCCTTAACAGTCGCAATTCCTAATCTGGGAAATATGTTCATCAGTACGATAAAGGATACTTCTCTTGTTTTTATTATTGGCGTTATTGATATTATGGGACAAGCCAAAATTATGGGATCACGCGGGCTGGCCTTTTTTGAAGTGTATATAGCTGTTTCGATTATTTACTGGATTTTATGTAACGTTGTTGAGAGATTACTTGTTTTAGTAGAGAAACGCGTCCGGAGATATGAAAGAGGGATTGCCTCATGA
- a CDS encoding ABC transporter ATP-binding protein yields the protein METEQKNLPKADHVRTFWLLIKDSKPPVKILCVAVVLSLLETGAGLVVPLFTKSLVDQLSQSALELSVILLLGFAFVVQTVSSGFSYYFMTYLGESIVASIRKRLWQHVLHSPIPYFDQHESGDTMSRITQDTNTIKTLITQHLITFITGLITIIGSIVILIIIDWKMTLIMLIAVPVSIAIIMPLGQKMYKVSKLTQDEMAGFSANLGRVLSDIRLVKAFLAETTEQTNGNKRIDHLFQYGLKEARILAIITPLMSFTMMLVLVLLIGYGGVRVASGALSAGSLVAIIIYMFQIVVPFSQMAGFFTAFQKAMGGAERVQQILASDKESHAEHLHVTNPSQDIQFKGVTFGYKKDNSILNNMTLSIPTGKTTAFVGPSGSGKTTLFALLERFYLPNSGEILFGNTNIKDFNLKSWRSQFSYVSQESPLMSGTIRENIIYGMEREVSEEEMKTAAELANASEFISRLPGGFNTEVGERGIKLSGGQRQRIAIARALIRGPKILLLDEATSNLDSASELLVQKALQHLMKGRTTLVIAHRISTVVDADQIVVLDGGRITGVGTHHELVEHHNLYRKLAKQQLQNGEVGNHTIPSHIVNN from the coding sequence ATGGAAACGGAACAAAAGAACCTTCCTAAAGCGGATCATGTTCGTACTTTTTGGCTTTTAATTAAAGATTCAAAGCCACCTGTCAAAATATTATGTGTGGCTGTTGTTCTTAGCTTACTCGAGACAGGGGCTGGGCTAGTTGTTCCTTTATTTACAAAGTCACTGGTGGATCAGCTCTCACAATCAGCCTTAGAATTATCAGTTATCCTTTTGTTAGGTTTTGCTTTTGTTGTGCAAACTGTTTCATCTGGCTTTTCCTATTATTTTATGACGTACTTAGGAGAATCTATTGTCGCCTCTATTAGAAAAAGACTTTGGCAGCATGTGCTTCATTCTCCGATTCCTTATTTTGATCAACATGAATCGGGAGATACAATGAGTCGGATTACACAGGATACCAATACAATTAAAACGTTAATTACTCAGCATTTGATAACCTTTATTACTGGATTAATTACGATCATTGGCTCTATTGTCATTCTTATTATAATAGATTGGAAGATGACATTAATTATGCTTATTGCTGTTCCAGTGTCGATAGCGATCATCATGCCGCTTGGACAAAAAATGTATAAAGTTTCCAAGCTAACTCAAGATGAGATGGCAGGGTTTTCTGCTAACTTAGGGAGAGTATTATCTGATATTCGTCTTGTTAAAGCCTTTCTAGCAGAAACAACAGAACAAACAAATGGAAATAAGCGCATCGATCATTTATTTCAATATGGCTTAAAGGAAGCGCGAATTCTTGCTATCATTACTCCTTTAATGTCTTTTACGATGATGCTTGTTCTCGTCTTATTAATTGGCTATGGTGGTGTTCGTGTCGCATCTGGTGCTTTATCAGCCGGATCTCTGGTTGCCATCATCATTTATATGTTTCAAATTGTTGTCCCCTTTAGCCAAATGGCAGGCTTCTTTACTGCCTTTCAAAAGGCGATGGGAGGAGCTGAGCGAGTTCAGCAGATTTTGGCCTCTGATAAAGAATCACATGCTGAACACCTTCATGTAACAAATCCTTCTCAAGATATCCAATTCAAAGGAGTAACCTTTGGATATAAAAAAGACAACTCTATTCTAAACAACATGACTTTATCGATTCCTACTGGAAAAACAACAGCATTTGTTGGTCCAAGTGGAAGTGGAAAAACAACATTATTTGCCTTACTCGAAAGATTTTATCTTCCAAACTCAGGGGAAATCTTATTTGGAAATACAAATATAAAAGATTTTAATTTGAAATCATGGCGTAGTCAATTTAGCTATGTATCTCAGGAAAGCCCATTGATGTCAGGAACAATTCGAGAAAATATTATATACGGTATGGAAAGAGAAGTTTCTGAGGAAGAAATGAAAACAGCAGCAGAACTTGCCAATGCTTCAGAATTTATTTCCCGCCTTCCAGGAGGATTTAATACCGAGGTAGGGGAGCGAGGGATCAAATTATCTGGTGGGCAAAGGCAACGAATTGCGATTGCTCGAGCTTTAATACGTGGTCCAAAGATTCTTTTATTAGACGAAGCAACTTCTAACTTGGACAGTGCTTCAGAGCTCCTAGTTCAAAAAGCTCTTCAGCATTTAATGAAGGGGAGAACAACACTTGTTATTGCACATCGGATCTCAACGGTAGTTGACGCAGATCAAATCGTTGTGTTAGACGGTGGAAGAATAACAGGAGTTGGCACACATCATGAGCTAGTTGAACATCATAATTTATATCGAAAACTTGCAAAACAGCAGCTTCAGAATGGAGAAGTAGGGAACCATACGATTCCATCTCACATTGTTAATAACTAA
- a CDS encoding LysM peptidoglycan-binding domain-containing protein → MPVVDGTSFVYTVKQGDTVYSIASRIGGTVPLLVEANAIYPPVTDPYLIFPGEVLVISAPGNRQVNHIVNAGETLNSIAQRYSTNVDLLQGINTQIVNPNVIYQNQILSVPSLVYLVEEGDTLNKIAKRFGISLSTLLDANRQRPGISPDVIYPGYQLIIPLPTSKNIVIFQPLPGTVIRAGQQLSGFARAFEGVILYRIVDDNGQIVTQESPIQTTAGAPAYGSFSIPITFNQQPTAGSGELWVYTRSPRDGRIEDLVQVLVRF, encoded by the coding sequence ATGCCTGTCGTTGATGGTACTTCTTTTGTCTATACTGTTAAACAAGGAGACACCGTGTATTCCATAGCCTCGAGAATTGGAGGAACTGTTCCTCTCCTAGTAGAAGCAAATGCGATCTACCCTCCTGTTACAGATCCATATCTCATCTTTCCTGGTGAGGTATTAGTTATCTCAGCACCTGGTAATAGACAGGTAAATCACATTGTTAATGCTGGTGAAACACTAAATAGCATCGCTCAACGATATTCAACAAATGTAGATTTACTTCAAGGGATAAATACACAAATTGTTAACCCTAACGTTATTTATCAAAATCAAATTCTAAGCGTCCCTTCTCTTGTTTATTTAGTTGAAGAAGGAGATACATTAAACAAAATTGCCAAACGCTTTGGAATTTCTTTATCAACACTACTTGATGCGAATCGCCAGCGACCAGGTATCTCACCTGATGTTATTTATCCTGGATATCAACTTATTATCCCGCTTCCAACATCTAAAAATATTGTTATTTTTCAACCTTTACCCGGAACAGTCATTCGTGCTGGTCAGCAACTTTCAGGATTTGCCCGTGCCTTTGAAGGAGTCATTCTCTATCGTATTGTTGATGATAATGGTCAAATTGTAACCCAGGAATCACCGATCCAAACAACAGCAGGTGCCCCTGCATATGGATCCTTCTCCATTCCTATCACATTTAATCAGCAACCAACTGCTGGTTCTGGGGAATTATGGGTTTATACTCGAAGTCCACGGGATGGAAGGATTGAGGATTTGGTTCAGGTGCTTGTGAGGTTTTAG